AGCCCCAGATCCCAGGCGTCCTCGTCGGCGAGCGCGATGTCCACCAACTCGGCGCTTCCCGTACGCAGCACGCGGTCACTCGCTTCGGCGGCGCGCGCATCCAGGCACCCGCCGATCGTCACCGCGCCCACGATCTCGCCGGCCTCGCCCACGAACGTCTTGGCGCCCACGATGCTCGACGTGGAGCCCGTGGCCGACACCAGGGTGGCCATGGCCACCCGGTGCTCGCGGTCGCGGAAGGCGCGGAACTGCGAGAGCGAATCGTTGCTCATGCGTCGCCCGCGTTGACCGCGTTCAGCCAGACGCGGCGCACTTCGCTGGCGCCCGCCGCGTTGGGATCGAGGGGCGAACGCCGCCAGTACCAGCGGTCCGCCTCGGCGCCGCGCACGCCGTGCCCGAGAAAGTGCGCGTGCAGGTCGGCCAGCTTCACCGCCGGCGTGCCCCCGGCGATCCGTCGAATGCGGTCATTGACCCGGTCCAGCGCATCCAGCGGCACCGGTTTCGTCTCCT
This region of Gemmatimonadaceae bacterium genomic DNA includes:
- a CDS encoding XdhC family protein, which gives rise to MSNDSLSQFRAFRDREHRVAMATLVSATGSTSSIVGAKTFVGEAGEIVGAVTIGGCLDARAAEASDRVLRTGSAELVDIALADEDAWDLGL